One region of Candidatus Electrothrix rattekaaiensis genomic DNA includes:
- a CDS encoding tetratricopeptide repeat protein, with the protein MSAEQTQVSLDTVIGELEKICTENPENIIAHHKLGLIYRQAGRVDDAVSKLEKAIELDDHSVESYINLGAIYFDKGDIPKALELNEKALKITPKMAEAHVNIGLIRQQEGKPEEALECYEKAIQIDPHLLTPWLNMTSVCTMLEQDEKAVESARQAVTLEPDNGMARNNLAVALYFSGIYEEAKRNMDKAKELGYAVDPRFIQGLEEKLAA; encoded by the coding sequence ATGTCAGCAGAACAGACCCAAGTTTCCCTGGACACCGTTATCGGTGAGCTGGAAAAAATATGCACTGAAAATCCGGAAAATATCATCGCTCATCATAAACTCGGCCTGATCTATCGCCAAGCTGGCCGCGTTGATGATGCTGTCAGTAAACTGGAAAAGGCTATTGAGCTGGATGACCATTCCGTGGAAAGCTACATCAACCTCGGTGCTATCTATTTTGACAAGGGGGATATCCCGAAAGCCTTGGAGCTGAACGAAAAGGCCCTGAAGATCACCCCAAAAATGGCAGAGGCCCATGTCAATATCGGCCTGATCCGCCAGCAGGAAGGCAAGCCTGAAGAGGCTCTGGAATGCTATGAAAAGGCCATCCAGATCGACCCCCACCTTCTGACCCCTTGGCTCAATATGACCTCTGTCTGCACCATGCTGGAGCAGGATGAAAAGGCCGTGGAATCCGCTCGTCAGGCCGTGACCCTGGAGCCGGATAACGGTATGGCCCGTAATAATCTGGCCGTGGCCCTGTACTTTTCCGGTATCTATGAGGAAGCCAAGCGGAACATGGATAAGGCCAAGGAACTGGGCTATGCGGTTGATCCGCGTTTTATTCAAGGACTGGAAGAAAAACTGGCGGCATAA
- a CDS encoding HYD1 signature containing ADP-ribosyltransferase family protein: protein MITLFHYTDHTGYEGILQSVQLNPSTISCNPNDVRYGAGQYMSDVKPQTKTPAQLSRLFLGHPFQGKKYTHYIEIDVSNLTVLQGRPSVFVIRNDKALDLTGRIVRHGEVG from the coding sequence ATGATAACCTTATTTCATTATACCGACCACACCGGCTATGAAGGAATCTTGCAGTCAGTCCAGCTGAATCCGTCTACAATTTCCTGTAACCCGAATGATGTCCGATACGGTGCCGGTCAGTACATGTCCGATGTCAAACCGCAGACAAAAACACCGGCTCAATTGTCCCGTCTCTTTCTTGGACATCCGTTTCAGGGAAAAAAGTACACCCATTATATTGAGATTGATGTCAGTAATCTGACTGTGTTGCAGGGGAGACCGTCCGTATTTGTTATCCGTAATGACAAAGCACTTGATTTAACAGGACGGATCGTCCGTCATGGGGAGGTGGGATAA
- a CDS encoding element excision factor XisI family protein, which yields MKKNDNTARFRKIVQDVILKYADLRPSHGDIRLEPIFDQTNDRYVLMQTGWDQGHRVRGNLIFISLQDEEVHIEYDGIEQSIADDLIRSGIPEDRIVLSYMPELKAA from the coding sequence TTGAAGAAGAATGATAATACCGCACGATTCAGAAAAATAGTTCAAGATGTCATTCTGAAATACGCTGACCTGCGTCCGTCCCATGGTGACATCCGCCTTGAGCCGATATTTGATCAAACAAATGATCGCTATGTACTGATGCAGACGGGCTGGGATCAGGGGCATCGTGTTCGGGGCAACCTGATTTTTATCTCACTGCAAGATGAAGAAGTCCATATTGAATACGACGGGATAGAACAGAGTATTGCAGATGACCTCATCAGGAGCGGCATCCCGGAAGATCGGATTGTCCTGTCGTATATGCCTGAATTGAAAGCAGCCTGA
- a CDS encoding PBS lyase, with protein MAGKKQVNTKPWCPFCGMDVGRPVEAPQRKMTEFPVGRCECGAVYACDATGHNIGSAMVECLVYACGEEWDLAWELIPEDDYLTGRVEDYDDVTHQICPKRNLDGRGVRGVLYFVRLHKDVAEIADRFARKKEEETQVALAESEKGSTSYVIPEVEPARDPKRQKKRSSKMIVKKLVEADDIDGLLDLCFDDKRTLRFMQRLLYEPEPHKRYKTAWLIGQVTARLSTREPAPVADMLHRLFESCSDSASMPWGMVEAIGAIVAARPDIYGAFARHLLNFMGDKGTQEAALWGLSEVAKTRPDLIRKTPFYSTFHFLEHENPVVRGLMVRLLGRIKAKEALFQIMSLQKDETEITLYEQGEPVKTTVAALVKEAVAGMQG; from the coding sequence ATGGCAGGTAAAAAACAAGTTAATACAAAGCCGTGGTGCCCGTTCTGCGGCATGGATGTGGGGCGTCCGGTTGAGGCCCCGCAGCGCAAGATGACCGAGTTCCCGGTGGGCCGATGCGAATGTGGCGCGGTGTATGCCTGTGATGCCACCGGTCATAATATCGGTTCCGCAATGGTGGAATGCCTAGTCTATGCCTGCGGTGAAGAATGGGATCTGGCCTGGGAGCTGATCCCGGAAGACGATTACCTCACGGGTCGGGTGGAAGACTATGACGATGTCACCCATCAAATCTGTCCCAAGAGAAACTTGGACGGACGAGGCGTGCGCGGAGTCCTCTATTTTGTCCGCCTGCACAAAGACGTGGCAGAGATTGCTGATCGTTTTGCCCGAAAGAAGGAAGAGGAAACGCAGGTTGCCTTGGCGGAAAGCGAAAAAGGCTCTACCAGCTATGTGATTCCCGAGGTGGAACCGGCTCGTGATCCCAAGCGGCAAAAGAAGCGGTCCTCCAAAATGATCGTCAAAAAGCTGGTTGAGGCTGATGATATTGACGGGCTGCTGGATCTCTGCTTTGATGACAAGCGAACCCTGCGCTTTATGCAGCGCCTGCTCTATGAGCCGGAGCCTCATAAGCGTTACAAAACAGCTTGGCTGATTGGGCAGGTTACAGCCCGCCTCTCCACCCGTGAACCGGCTCCGGTTGCGGATATGCTGCACCGGCTCTTTGAGTCCTGCTCGGATTCTGCGTCTATGCCCTGGGGAATGGTGGAGGCCATCGGGGCGATTGTGGCTGCTCGCCCAGATATCTACGGGGCCTTTGCTCGTCATCTCCTCAACTTCATGGGTGATAAAGGAACGCAGGAGGCAGCCCTCTGGGGCCTGAGCGAGGTTGCGAAAACTCGACCGGATCTTATCCGTAAAACACCCTTTTATTCGACTTTTCACTTCCTTGAGCATGAGAATCCTGTAGTACGCGGCCTGATGGTCCGATTGCTGGGTCGCATCAAGGCCAAAGAGGCCCTATTTCAGATCATGAGCCTGCAAAAAGATGAGACTGAAATCACGCTGTATGAGCAGGGCGAGCCGGTCAAGACGACTGTGGCAGCTTTGGTGAAGGAGGCTGTGGCGGGGATGCAGGGGTAG
- the trpD gene encoding anthranilate phosphoribosyltransferase: MIQEAISLAVTGQNLDEEQMTATMQEIMSGKATDAQIGSFITALRMKGETIDEIAGAVRVMREKATFVDTGVDTASGELLMDIVGTGGDGSGTFNVSTTTAFVVAGAGIPVAKHGNRAVSSSCGSADVLEALGVDLSMSPERVAECVRTVGIGFLFAPMLHGAMKYAIGPRREMGIRTIFNILGPMTNPARANVQLTGVFAKELTVPIAEVLSRLGMKRTLVVWGEGNLDEMTVTGTSYVAEAHDGMVESYTVDPEDVGLSRASIDDIRGGATAEESAALVREVLSNTPGARLDMVLLNAGAALMAAGKVNNFQAGVEQAREIIASGAALEKLDQLVAFCKGDAS, encoded by the coding sequence ATGATACAGGAAGCAATCTCCCTAGCGGTAACAGGGCAGAATCTTGACGAAGAGCAGATGACCGCAACCATGCAGGAAATAATGAGCGGCAAGGCCACTGATGCCCAAATAGGTTCCTTTATCACAGCCCTACGCATGAAAGGAGAAACCATCGACGAAATCGCCGGTGCGGTTCGGGTTATGCGGGAAAAGGCCACCTTTGTGGATACCGGAGTGGACACCGCTTCAGGGGAACTGCTCATGGATATCGTGGGCACGGGCGGCGACGGTTCTGGCACCTTTAATGTCTCCACCACCACGGCCTTTGTGGTGGCCGGGGCCGGAATCCCGGTGGCCAAGCACGGTAATCGGGCGGTATCCTCTTCCTGCGGCAGCGCTGATGTGCTGGAAGCCTTGGGCGTGGATCTCTCCATGTCGCCAGAGCGGGTAGCGGAATGCGTACGCACCGTGGGCATCGGTTTCCTGTTTGCGCCCATGCTGCACGGGGCCATGAAATACGCTATCGGCCCCAGACGTGAAATGGGTATCCGCACCATCTTCAATATCCTTGGGCCTATGACTAACCCAGCCCGAGCTAACGTCCAGCTCACCGGTGTCTTTGCCAAGGAATTGACTGTTCCCATCGCTGAAGTACTCAGTCGATTAGGTATGAAGCGTACCCTAGTGGTCTGGGGTGAAGGCAATTTGGACGAGATGACCGTCACCGGTACCTCGTATGTGGCTGAGGCCCATGACGGCATGGTGGAGAGCTATACTGTGGACCCGGAAGACGTGGGCCTGAGTCGGGCAAGCATTGATGATATCCGGGGCGGAGCTACTGCCGAAGAGTCTGCGGCCTTGGTTCGAGAGGTGCTCAGCAATACCCCCGGAGCACGACTGGACATGGTTCTGCTTAATGCCGGGGCAGCGTTAATGGCGGCGGGGAAGGTTAATAATTTCCAAGCTGGGGTGGAGCAGGCGCGGGAGATCATTGCCTCGGGTGCGGCTTTGGAGAAACTTGATCAGCTTGTGGCTTTCTGCAAGGGGGATGCTTCCTGA
- a CDS encoding phosphoribosylanthranilate isomerase — protein sequence MKVDRIRIKMCGITNLEDALAAVEAGVDALGFIFYDKSPRAVDPKVARIIIEQLPPFVDTVGVFVDRDREEVEEIIRFCNLGYAQLHGKESPKYCEHLVRFVAPCQVIKALRVGGDVQASDIASYNKHVKGFLLDTYQKGVQGGTGQCFDWSLIEGLKLQKDFILAGGLDAENVQEALDAVTPYAVDVNSGVETVPGQKDHGLIKEFIRRVRACEKD from the coding sequence ATGAAAGTGGATCGAATTCGTATCAAGATGTGCGGCATCACCAACCTGGAAGATGCCTTGGCAGCGGTGGAGGCTGGGGTAGATGCCTTGGGATTCATTTTTTATGACAAGAGCCCCCGTGCTGTTGACCCTAAGGTTGCCAGAATCATTATTGAACAACTGCCCCCCTTTGTTGATACTGTCGGGGTCTTTGTGGACCGTGATCGGGAGGAGGTCGAGGAGATTATCCGTTTCTGCAACCTCGGTTATGCCCAGCTGCACGGCAAGGAATCCCCGAAATACTGTGAGCATCTCGTCCGTTTTGTTGCTCCCTGCCAAGTGATTAAGGCCCTGCGAGTGGGCGGGGATGTACAGGCAAGCGATATCGCGTCCTATAACAAACATGTCAAAGGCTTTCTTTTAGACACTTACCAAAAAGGGGTGCAGGGCGGCACCGGACAATGCTTTGACTGGTCATTGATTGAGGGGCTAAAGTTGCAAAAAGATTTTATTCTGGCTGGTGGCCTTGATGCGGAGAATGTGCAGGAGGCACTTGACGCGGTCACTCCCTATGCTGTGGATGTCAATTCTGGGGTGGAAACTGTCCCAGGACAAAAGGATCACGGGTTGATCAAAGAATTTATCCGACGGGTACGAGCCTGCGAAAAAGACTGA
- a CDS encoding Uma2 family endonuclease, whose translation MSLSTTLLQASELGIRLEIVNGLPIWEAQPVYRHQKHVERIVQGIEKCESTECACVHAVDVYVQFPNGLKRPDISIFCQEPSEEEQDSALTMIPEAVIEVVSKGYEAKDLEIGPPFYLSQGVKDVIVFDPLTLLVLHVRRDNTVRQVSPVTVDLECGCRVLV comes from the coding sequence ATGAGCCTGTCAACAACCCTCCTCCAGGCGAGTGAGCTGGGTATCCGCCTTGAAATCGTCAACGGTCTGCCGATTTGGGAAGCCCAGCCGGTGTACCGCCACCAGAAGCATGTGGAGCGCATCGTCCAAGGCATAGAAAAATGCGAGAGCACGGAATGCGCCTGCGTTCACGCTGTGGATGTGTACGTCCAGTTCCCCAACGGCCTGAAACGGCCTGATATCTCCATTTTCTGTCAGGAGCCGAGTGAGGAAGAGCAGGACTCTGCCCTGACCATGATTCCCGAAGCAGTTATTGAGGTGGTCAGTAAAGGCTACGAGGCCAAGGATCTGGAGATCGGACCGCCCTTTTATCTCTCCCAGGGCGTCAAAGATGTGATCGTCTTTGATCCGCTCACCCTGCTGGTGCTGCATGTCCGCAGGGACAACACGGTGCGGCAGGTCTCGCCGGTGACCGTTGACTTGGAATGCGGCTGTCGGGTTCTGGTGTGA
- the trpC gene encoding indole-3-glycerol phosphate synthase TrpC gives MILDTIVARKQEEVAALKQRGIRPPESKAPLDPPRGFMQALLDASGVAIIAEAKKASPSKGVIDPHFDPRQIALNYKQGGAHAMSVLTDQDFFQGSIDYIPLVRNTVDLPVLRKEFIIDPLQIEEAAAFGADAILLIAAILETEQLREFRLQAEEAGMDVLVEVHNEAELEKTLAAESRLIGINNRNLNDFSVDLETTFRLQREIPADIPIVSESGISSRDEMLRLQEAGITAALIGESLMRSNEQGATLRHFLST, from the coding sequence ATGATCCTTGATACTATTGTCGCACGAAAACAAGAAGAAGTAGCAGCCCTGAAACAGCGGGGTATCCGTCCCCCGGAGAGCAAAGCACCGCTTGATCCGCCACGCGGATTTATGCAGGCCTTGCTTGATGCATCAGGCGTGGCTATCATTGCCGAGGCCAAGAAAGCATCTCCTTCCAAGGGTGTCATTGACCCTCATTTTGATCCCCGCCAAATCGCCCTTAACTATAAGCAGGGCGGTGCCCATGCCATGTCCGTGCTCACGGATCAAGACTTCTTCCAGGGTTCTATTGATTATATCCCCTTGGTCCGCAACACGGTGGATTTGCCTGTGCTGCGCAAGGAGTTCATCATTGATCCCCTCCAGATCGAAGAGGCAGCTGCCTTCGGAGCCGATGCCATCCTGCTGATCGCCGCCATTCTGGAGACCGAACAACTCAGGGAGTTTCGTTTACAGGCCGAGGAAGCAGGCATGGATGTTCTGGTCGAAGTGCATAACGAGGCGGAACTGGAAAAGACCTTGGCCGCTGAAAGCAGGCTCATCGGCATTAACAACCGCAACCTGAACGATTTCAGCGTTGATCTGGAAACCACCTTCCGGCTCCAGCGTGAGATTCCTGCGGACATTCCCATCGTCAGTGAATCAGGCATATCCAGCCGCGACGAGATGCTTCGCTTGCAGGAAGCCGGTATCACAGCGGCCCTGATCGGCGAAAGCCTGATGCGCAGCAATGAACAGGGAGCAACGCTCCGCCATTTTCTCTCGACCTGA